A stretch of DNA from Arachis hypogaea cultivar Tifrunner chromosome 19, arahy.Tifrunner.gnm2.J5K5, whole genome shotgun sequence:
GCTACTACACGGAACCTCTGTTTTGATTCGTTAGATTTAATTTCTATGATTGGATagttacttaaaaaaatatattttaattatttgttaatatttttatttttattattaaaatttaacaaatacactaaataaataaaaaacaaatctttatttattagaaaaatatttttttatatacataacaaTTTGATCAAGTTAATATTGTCTATATTTAATTCAAAGATAAAATGTTTGACAACAGTTAGACTATAATAAAATTAGACAGAATAAtggaataaatttataataaaatattatgaaaattaaataattaagtaagaaataaattaacaacaaaacaaaaaataaatggtttaaaattcttttttggaaagaaaaaagataaatagtaaaataatttttaagttaAATCCAGTTTAAATATACTAGCGGCTCACCAGGCACTGtcgtgcctgttgagccgcttttctattgagtttaagaaattaattttatatttttattttaaaattataaatttaataataattaaaaaaaaattataaaaaataaaatatcttaaattatttaacatgtaaaatattaaaaaaataaatttaaattaaaaagtaagattaaaaaaatattaatttgctattatgtgtaataaaattaatataaaaatttattgatgttatttaaagattagttatttataaatattattaaatttatttatttttttaatcctaattaattagaaacaaatttaaaaatttatatctaaaatattttttatctccatccataattctaatagataaaaaatatatttttttaatttaatattaaaataatagtacttttatttgacatttaagtaaaaattatcttttgtaaataactaacatgtattttggtttatatatactctttttgaatcagaataatgttattatcattattttttgaattatattttggtttatagtaattttaattttaataaaatatgatataaataaaatcacatcaacattaaaataaaaaatacttatctaataaatttaaagagtgaatgatatattaacaaaaaaataaaattaatttcttaaaaataatagaaaagcggtTGAAAGTGTCTGTTCAGCCGCTTTTTtattgagttaaaaaaatatttttatttttttatttttaaaattataactttgatatcaataaataaaaattaattataaaaaaataaaatattttaaattatttaagatatgtaaaaaatataaaataattaaatttaaattaaaaaacgtaaaaagttatattattattatgtatactaaaattaagataaagatttactaacatggtttacaaattagttatttatatattaaatttatttattttctcaatcttatttaatttgaagcaaatttaaaagtttatatttaaaataatctttatttttatgtataattcgaatagataaaaaaatatttttttaatcttatattaaacatctttaattatttttagttttattattattttaaaattattaatttttattctgattatatcatctcatcatattatacactatcattttttcttatcattctttTTACATGGATAACTATTAGTATTATCGTCTCACCGTCACTATTATGttgtattgtttttattttttcttgttttcttcttctattaaccACAACCGCAATTAATTACCATAATACCATTATGGCAGCTCTTATTTTTGTTCATCACTTTGTATGTGaaagacaaattaaaaatatataagaatgagttaacaaaataatttatgagAGTTCTTCAGTTTATTATTGATAAGTATATAcatgtcaaaaaaaattaaaaaataaatatcagataaaaaaataatcattttttaaaattaaattgatgagaGAAAACTTTGTATGTGAAAGacagattaaaaatatataagaatgaaTACAATTTGGTAAGTAAACTGAAGAGAAAGGAAAATGAAGGTGAAAGTTATGCGTGAAATTAATATAAGCAGTAAAATGGTATAAAATTTGCAATTGTAGTAAATGAAAGCGAGGAAAAGATGGAGACGATACAATCACGATATTCAAGAAGGAGAATGATGGcaacaataataatatagaaGAGTGCACCTAATGGTGAGAGGAGAAGCACTAAAAATTGAATAATGAGATCAAACTTGGTATAAAGTATTCACATAAAGAATATACCAAAAATAAAACGATAAGatccataaaaaattatttatcacccCTAATTATTTTTTTCCTCCTTTCATACATGACGTCGAAAATTAACATTTGGCATAGTCATTATCTAGTtcagaaaattacaaaaattcatCCAAATAATTGTTACATACAGAGAAGCACATTCAGACTTGAAAAGAGAagtaagaaaaattgaaaacggataaaattaattaaatggataaattattggaataaagaaTTGAAGAATGTTACGGTTTCTACAACTATTAGTgaaatatagaataaaaataagatagGAGAACACTTGCTGTTAACGGTGAAAGTTCTTTTATCTAAAGtaaatttggattaaaaaacTCTGTATccacattatatattgttatagatttctGTTACTTGTGACTGTTCCATTGTCATGCGTTTCTATTTCTGTatgtttgaaaattaaaatataattattaaaaactaattgaattcataataaagaaaattagttaTCGTATTACCGGTATCAAATTGATGATGGGTGGTGGTTCTGCTCATTTGTCTTTTGGCATTGGAGTTGGAATTGGAGTCAGTTGATATGACAACTTATTTTCCTTGTTGAATCATCTCCCGATAAGTTGCTGTCTTTATTCTTCGATCATGTTGTCTTCTTCGCCTAGTATATTCTGTTCAAGTAGGTCGACTTGACGTGATTGTTGATTTTCTGAAGTTTTCGCCTAGCATATTCTGTTCAAGTGGATCGACGTTGACGTGATTGTTGATTTTATGAAGTTTCCATTTCTATTTGTCAGAAAGATAGCAAGATGCAAGATGCAGAGAAGAAAAAGGTTTGCGAGACCAAAATTGAAAgtaaaaaaagtatttaattcTGTTGGGGTTTCAGTTTTTAAATTGAATACGTAGTGGGAGCAGTTTTTTATTGGAAGTAAATCAGTTTTAAAATATGTCGTGGGTGAAAATGAATCAGTTTAATACTCTGTTGTGagataaattctttttttataaaaaaataaaaaattgaggaCGTGGTAACAGTTTGTTATATTGAATTCAGtgtgtaacaaaaataaaaaagaaatagggGTAAAATAGGGAGAAAAAATTAGATACCAAACTTTTCTatcccattatatattggtatagataaaaaaaatagttattatgacaaaaataaaaaaatagtaaatagaaaataatagaaaaaatagttattataatAGAAATCAAAGTTGTCAATCATGCAATGAGACTATTTCAAttcaaaaagaataaaagaaaattcaaatataaatttatttgatattaaataaaataaaatgacataaaacattattatttacagtataaattaaataaaaaattaccaatatttttaaataaatattttatataacaaCTGTCAAGCAGAatttattgaataaaaaaaattgaacatcaaactcccatattttttttatatattgttattttgttatagtataaataatagttttgaaattatctaaatattttaatataaattatttaatattgtcaaaactaaaaaatttaagagataaaattaatatttcttctaatgattatttttaaaattataaatacacaataaaaaattagagtacattaaaatagtaccataataaaaaataattcaaaagataaaattaacaaactaatGGAATATATATACACAACTAACCAATGTTATCATCATTCAGAATATTATTTGGACCAATTCTAATACTTGAATATCTAAAAACagatttttaacatataaataatattttttgaatttcataaatattttaatataaatgatttaatattatctggacaaaaaaacttaaaaaataagattaatatttcttttaagaatgatttttatcaaaattataaatacataataaaaatttagagtacattaaaatagtaccataataagaaaaaattcaaatattaaattaatagtgTAAATTTTTTAAGTGAACAATTAACAATCATAATACACTGtattatagatatatataacatagtatattagaaataattaaaaatttactaagtatgaattaaagattttaaaaaataataatttataccaCTAATATTATTACTGTTCTATCTATTACTTAAATTTGGaccaattttattattgttatgaaTATCTGAATATTTAAAAGTAAATCTATTATTGGCATAAGTCTAATGTATTTTTAAAATCTATCCATgtattcaataatattaataagagATGAGATGAGAAGAGAAAAATGGGTAAGAAGTAACAGGTGAAAATTAAGTCAAGTGGCCAAGTGAAGTGATGGGAGTTTTTCAGAGATAACTGACATTAAGTGGAGAAGTTGATTAGAAAGGGTAGTACTGGAAAAAAATTTTGGTCACCAAACCCATGTAttaccattatatattgttatagaagTAAATCTATTATTGGCATAAgtctaatatatttttaaaatctattaatgtattcaataatattaataagagATGAGATGAGAAGAGAAAAATAGGTAAGAAGTAACAGGTGAAAATTACGTCAAGTGGCCAAGTAAAGTGATGGGAATTTTTCAGAGATAACTGACATTAAATAGAGAAGTTGATTAGAAAGAGTagtactagaaaaaaattttggacACCAAACCTATATATTGCcattatatattgatattgatattgatattgatataGATTAGGATTTAGGAGAAAAGTAGATGGAGAAGGGAGAGACACGAAACACGATAACTGGTTATCGGATAGATTCATAGATCTGAACCTCCAAATTTTCATCGGAGAAGTTGCAGCAGCCCCGTGCCCCCTTCCGCCTTCCCTCCTCATCTTCATCCTTTGTCGTCTCCATCCGAAGCTCCCAGCTGACCGTCGTCTTCCTCCTCCTCTGTCTCACCTTCACGCCGACCTTTTGCTTCCTCTGTCTTCTGCCCCTCCTGGTCTCTTACTCCGCCATCGTCTTCCTGTAGGTAAGCCTCtgttttacttttttgttttttcaattttaacTGAAAACGTTGAGGcctctctttttcttctcatagAATTTCAATGTATGTTTTATCTTGTACATTAAATAGCGATGCCGCTGAGAGTAGAATTGTTAGAATTATATTGTTTATGATTTCTTATTCCTGCTGTATTGTGGAGTTTTGTTGTAGAGAAGGATTTCATTGTTTTCCTCGTACGTATGAAGAGAGGTCCCAttcctgatgatgatgatactGTTGCGAGGAAGGGGAGGGTTGTCACAACCACCGAGGGGTGGCTGGAACTGCTCCTCTGTACCACCACAAAACCACCGCCTATCCTTCTGGACGAGCTCATAGAGGAAATCCTGCTGAGGATTCCGGCAAGTTCTCTTGTTCGATTAAGGAACAGCGTCTGCAGTTCATGGAGAACCCTAATTTCCAGTTCCCAATTTGCCAAGGACCACCTTCGACGTTCAATGGCGGTGGATCCAGCCTTGACCCACCCGCGTATTGCCTATTATAGCTCAAGCCACTCATACCCCACAATCGGAACTTTCTCCGTCCGATCTGTGTTCGAGAACCCTCCCCATGAACCCACTAAAGTAGTTGCCTATGAGGGACGATGCTACCGTAGCATCATTGGCTCTTGTCATGGATTGCTGTGCTTGCACGATGAAGAGCTTGAGGATCGTGCCATTCTGTGGAACCCCTGCACCGGATTCACATCTCCGCCGCTTGAAATTGGTGGTATCTTCGACTATTGTGGATTCGGTTATGATCATGTGAACGACAAGTATAAGCTTTTCGGGATTGTGAATAAGAAATCAGGTGAATCTGTCACCAGAATTTTCACATTCGGCCCAAAATCTAAATGGAGAACAATTCAGGATTTCCCATATAGACTACATAACCTCGATGGCAAGGGGTCTGTACTGGCTTTGGTAGGGCTTTTTGTAAGTGGCACTGGCACCCTTAATTGGCTTGTTCGCAGCAGTCTTAGTAGTTCTGTGGCAGTTCTTTCCCTTGACTTGGTGAAAGAGACTTATAGTCAGTTTTCCGCTCCCAATAGGGATTCAGATGATGAGTTCTTTGCGGTTCCCCATTTGAGTATCTTGAGGGGTTGTCTTGCTGTTTGTTATGAGACTAAGAAAACTCATTGGACTCTCTGGTTGATGAAGGACTATGGCGTTCCTCAATCTTGGACTAAGTTGGCAATAATCCCCCACCACCCGCTACTCGTTAATACTCGTACTCGTTCACCTCATGTGTTATGGCCTATTTACATGTTGGAAAATGATGTTCTACTGGCGAAATCTCCTAGTGGCAAGTTAGTTTTATGTAACTTAAATGATGGCAGCATAGATTTTCCTAATGTTGACAGCTCCAGTGATGGCATGACCAAATACCGTCCTTTGTCTCGGGATTCATACTCAAGGATCTTTCACTTCTATCATGAAAGCTTACTTTCACCCTCGCACCTTGGTCTTCCAAGTTGCTCATCTGAAATGCGGTTATTTAAGCCAAGCCTATAATCTCTTAAGGATAGTTTGCATTTTGGCTACCTTTTGGGGAAGAATATCCTACGCAGTCCCTTGAATCCATATCTTTATTATCATTAATGTGGTGCcttgtttttggtttttttttaataGACTGTGTCTTTGATTTAAtgttttttaattaggttccttaTGAATCTAACTGAATGATATAAATATGAATGACTTTTGCTTTAGTTAGAATATGTATTCATCATGAAATGctatataataatttatgttttataCGGGTTTGATTTT
This window harbors:
- the LOC112776134 gene encoding F-box/kelch-repeat protein At3g23880 gives rise to the protein MKRGPIPDDDDTVARKGRVVTTTEGWLELLLCTTTKPPPILLDELIEEILLRIPASSLVRLRNSVCSSWRTLISSSQFAKDHLRRSMAVDPALTHPRIAYYSSSHSYPTIGTFSVRSVFENPPHEPTKVVAYEGRCYRSIIGSCHGLLCLHDEELEDRAILWNPCTGFTSPPLEIGGIFDYCGFGYDHVNDKYKLFGIVNKKSGESVTRIFTFGPKSKWRTIQDFPYRLHNLDGKGSVLALVGLFVSGTGTLNWLVRSSLSSSVAVLSLDLVKETYSQFSAPNRDSDDEFFAVPHLSILRGCLAVCYETKKTHWTLWLMKDYGVPQSWTKLAIIPHHPLLVNTRTRSPHVLWPIYMLENDVLLAKSPSGKLVLCNLNDGSIDFPNVDSSSDGMTKYRPLSRDSYSRIFHFYHESLLSPSHLGLPSCSSEMRLFKPSL